From a single Silene latifolia isolate original U9 population chromosome 6, ASM4854445v1, whole genome shotgun sequence genomic region:
- the LOC141588508 gene encoding putative mitochondrial protein AtMg00860, with translation MGPKELEEFKKQLEELLDKGYVGQMCHLGEHLWFFIKKKNGSMRLCIDYMELNNVTIKNREEYEKHLSIMLQTMRENNLYAKLSKCEFLLEKVMFLGHVVSKDGVSVDPTKIEAVSKWERPKNVGDIRSFLGLAGYYMRFIKDFSKIAKSLTTLMRKENRFKWDEICEKAFITLKERLTRAPILTLPEGSENFEVYTDTSKNGLGYERM, from the exons ATGGGACCTAAAGAATTGGAGGAATTTAAGAAGCAGCTGGAGGAACTATTAGATAAGGGCTATGTGGGCCAAAtgtgtcaccttggggagcacctgtGGTTTTTTATCAAGAAGAAGAATGGGAGTATGCGGCTGTGTATTGATTACATGGAGCTGAATAATGTGACCATTAAGAATCG GGAGGAATATGAGAAGCATTTGAGTATTATGTTGCAGACCATGAGAGAGAATAATCTTTATGCCAAGTTGAGTAAATGTGAGTTCTTGTTGGAGAAGGTGATGTTTTTGGGTCATGTTGTGTCAAAAGATGGAGTGTCGGTAGATCCAACCAAAATTGAAGCTGTGTCCAAATGGGAGAGACCAAAGAATGTGGGTGATATTAGAAGCTTTCTGGGATTGGCTGGCTATTATATGAGGTTTATAAAAGACTTCTCAAAGATAGCCAAGTCTTTGACTACTTTGATGAGAAAGGAAAATAGATTCAAGTGGGATGAGATTTGTGAGAAGGCATTCATAACCTTGAAGGAGCGCCTGACTAGAGCTCCTATTCTTAccttgcctgaagggagtgagaattttgaaGTATACACAGATACCTCGAAGAATGGTTTAGGGTATGAACGGATGTAG
- the LOC141588509 gene encoding uncharacterized protein LOC141588509: protein MGICMIRKGDSVRDLTIEPELYDEIREKWKDDPRISKWRVVVDSTVESGIVSIGDKLYKDLKKTFWWPKMKKEVAEFVAICLVCQRVKGEHKRPQGVAVFDGDSVEDEYNILSSYECYHAIIGMTPFETLYGRKYRSPVCWDDRADAVVLGPEMIHEMVEQVQGMMRFGKRGKLSQKFIRPYKILGRVAEVAYRLALPPALDSVHNVRKTQNGETTLMKVLWTNYNVEEATWEAEAAMRDKYPNLFI, encoded by the exons ATGGGAATTTGTATGATTCGAAAGGGTGATTCAGTTAGGGATTTGACCATAGAGCCTGAATTATATGATGAGATCAGGGAGAAGTGGAAAGACGACCCTAGAATTTCGAAGTGGCGCGTGGTCGTGGACAGCACTGTGGAGTCTGGGATAGTTTCCAT AGGAGACAaattgtataaagatttgaagaagactttttggtggccaaagaTGAAGAAGGAGGTAGCTGAGTTTGTTGCAATATGCTTAGTGTGTCAAAGGGTGAAGGGAGAGCACAAGAGACCGCAAG GAGTTGCAGTCTTTGATGGGGATTcagttgaagatgagtacaacattttatCCAGCTATgaatg CTATCATGCTATCATTGGCATGACACCGTTTGAGACATTGTATGGGAGGAAGTACaggagtccagtttgttgggacgacagaGCAGATGCAGTAGTGTTGGGACCTGAAATGAttcatgagatggtggaacaagTACAG GGTATGATGAGATTTGGAAAAAGAggtaagctgagtcagaagtttattAGACCTTATAAGATCTTAGGCAGAGTTGCGGAGGTAGCTTATCGATTAGCACTACCTCCAGCTTTAGACAGTGTTCATAAT GTGAGAAAGACTCAGAATGGAGAGACAACTTTAATGAAGGTTTTGTGGACTAATTATAATGTAGAAGAAGCTACGTGGGAAGCTGAAGCTGCTATGAGGGACAAGTACCCTaatctttttatttaa